A genomic segment from Nicotiana sylvestris chromosome 1, ASM39365v2, whole genome shotgun sequence encodes:
- the LOC138869694 gene encoding uncharacterized protein encodes MASAPTATPPAQSAQGRAQSTRGHPRGGGRFGGGQAHFYALPARPNSITSEAVITDIISTVCIGRVTIGGLETRVDLLLLSMVDFDVILGMDLCFPHHAILDYYAKAVTLAILGLPQIEWQGSLDYVPSRVISLLKSQRMVRKGCLSYLAVVRDVSAETPTIDSVPVVQDFLHVFPVELPGMLPDIDINFGIDLVPGTQPISIPPYRMAPTKFKDLKEQLQELLD; translated from the exons ATGGCATCAGCACCAACAGCTACACCACCCGCCCAGTCAGCTCAGGGTAGAGCTCAGTCAACCAGGGGTCAcccaagagggggaggccgattcggtggtggtcaggcccatttctatgcacttcctgcCAGACCAAATTCTATTACTTCAGAAGCTGTGATCACAGATATTATCTCA accgtgtgtatcggtcgtgtgactattgggggattggagactagagttgacCTTTTActacttagtatggttgattttgacgtgatattgggtatggacttATGTTTTCCAcatcatgctattttggactattaCGCTAAGGCAGTGACGTTGGCTATACTGGggttgccacagattgagtggcaaggttcattggattatgttcctagtagagtaatTTCACTCTTGAAGTCCCAGCGGATGGTTaggaaaggttgtctttcttatttggccgttgtgagggatgttagtgcagagactcctactattgattctgttccggtAGTGCAAGATTTTCTACATGTGTTTCCTGTAGAACTGCCGGGCATGCTGCCGGACATAGATATtaacttcggtattgatttggtaccagggactcagcctatttctattccaccatatcgtatggcaccaacgaagTTCAAGGacttaaaggagcaacttcaggaactcctcgattag